The following are encoded in a window of Naumovozyma castellii chromosome 10, complete genome genomic DNA:
- the MRPL4 gene encoding mitochondrial 54S ribosomal protein uL29m (ancestral locus Anc_4.320), giving the protein MLKLSRNFHTRSPLLVRTRFTKPKPKPEPSKNPRKPTQTSHHLNTLKVTAPIPPTTANSQFITPETHPLWQFFHDKKFLRSQDELDTKSRPWSIPELRRKSFNDLHSLWLTALRERNVLARESHLLHTESQDPTDPFSQVAEKCRVTMWRIRHVLSERHWSYVRTKDIVDPVQLQEEVAHELLQCQEEDAFYEMLERCQWALFGISEVVQDNLIDAKFVKGVKFVANLKLQWLLKQRDIMLQDEENVKKVEKILQGGPIEDIAEAFVVFTASNDVNSCVEACDAIEELRMDSNNKIHRYDEIETMSKYIKQLKKAESLAEPILQEEGVKSI; this is encoded by the coding sequence ATGTTAAAACTATCCAGAAACTTTCACACTCGATCTCCACTTCTGGTAAGGACAAGGTTTACTAAACCAAAACCAAAGCCTGAACCCAGCAAAAATCCAAGGAAGCCCACGCAAACCAGCCATCATCTAAACACATTAAAGGTTACGGCTCCAATCCCACCAACCACAGCAAACTCTCAATTTATCACCCCAGAGACACATCCTCTCTGGCAATTTTTTCACGATAAGAAGTTTCTCAGGTCGCAGGATGAACTAGATACCAAGTCCCGTCCCTGGAGTATCCCCGAACTACGTAGgaaatcattcaatgaCTTGCATTCTTTGTGGTTGACTGCCTTAAGAGAACGTAACGTGCTAGCTAGAGAATCTCACCTCTTACATACGGAATCTCAAGATCCAACGGATCCGTTCTCTCAAGTAGCAGAGAAGTGTAGGGTCACCATGTGGAGAATTAGACATGTCCTTAGTGAAAGACATTGGTCATATGTGAGAACAAAGGATATTGTAGATCCCGTGCAGTTACAAGAGGAGGTCGCTCATGAATTGTTGCAATGTCAAGAAGAGGATGCATTTTATGAAATGCTAGAAAGGTGTCAATGGGCCTTGTTTGGCATTTCTGAGGTGGTTCAGGATAATTTGATCGATGCCAAGTTTGTCAAGGGGGTTAAGTTCGTAGCTAACTTGAAGTTACAGTGGTTACTGAAACAACGTGATATAATGCTCCaggatgaagaaaatgtgAAGAAGGTGGAAAAAATCTTGCAAGGGGGGcccattgaagatattgcTGAGGCATTTGTCGTGTTTACGGCAAGTAATGATGTCAACAGTTGCGTTGAAGCATGCGATGCCATTGAAGAACTACGAATggattcaaataataagattCATAGATACGATGAAATAGAAACTATGtccaaatatattaaacaattgaaaaaggCAGAATCCCTTGCAGAACCGattcttcaagaagaaggagTTAAAAGTATATAA
- the SEC39 gene encoding Sec39p (ancestral locus Anc_4.323) — protein sequence MFADQLYLLACLFASRADSENLIRVLHHVEYSMKFVKIVCILWPELSDPLSLRFLFNHQKDAQVKPMTDEELVVSLLEKDSMLIPMVEINNETVSNRRQQLEQFINSKWDSLTSINDIDTSSSSSSISWLSKRILLCNDSYPGDVFFYEPLWNLLIKDGVVSEKDRLFQWIKGIIIPLHSISIRTHAMTKIIDFEKMNATVTFPLILDGKIFHELIPYLDFTNLSNEFIENYFTNENFLLATVQNYDIFRNIFFAFSNETSKSNFDKVCGNVANILFENSSNLLNFKSLEELKNILNRIPKDTPIAKYDITVADVTEYIRYMEVMLSNYSLKEVYTISQEEESAQLAHFASSCKEELMAALNNNEESTLSQKLNSLYTLSNASSSVFNRLSTKIQQSILLETVLDMGQFDILHEFMSEYGSNLETDLLEKYFWKFFNNATNGSCKRAEMIKSQKTLNLLLKQDAKKYERLQSLLDVADEISRYSMNLGRGIIFKPSNILDFQEDPYQLISTLLELNSSLYKDILVTFTILKKLYTALEKSSLRSTNFDYEYDKLLIIHIDHALVNMDFPFAFNMTKELLEREMKSENDDLIRDHWLTIFQVGKFVDPNWLDNEIPTEILMSQMEVLAELLNVCPVEEIEIITSHWSGLELELSARDLVKDKYSLAS from the coding sequence ATGTTTGCAGATCAATTATATCTTTTGGCATGCTTGTTTGCCTCAAGAGCAGATTCAGAGAATCTTATAAGAGTGTTACATCATGTTGAGTACtcaatgaaatttgttAAGATCGTATGCATCCTTTGGCCAGAATTGAGTGACCCTCTATCTTTAAGATTCTTATTTAACCACCAAAAAGATGCTCAAGTCAAACCAATGACAGATGAGGAATTGgttgtttctttgttaGAAAAAGATAGCATGCTGATACCCATGGTcgaaataaataatgaaacagTTTCCAATAGACGACAACAATTAGaacaattcattaattccAAATGGGATTCATTAACTTCCATTAATGATATAGACACATCCTCctcgtcatcatcaattaGTTGGCTGAGTAAAagaattcttctttgtaaCGATTCATATCCAGGTGACGTTTTCTTTTACGAACCTTTGTGGAATTTACTAATTAAAGATGGAGTAGTGTCTGAGAAAGATCGTCTATTCCAATGGATCAAGGGAATCATCATACCGCTACATTCTATAAGTATTAGAACACATGCGATGACCAAGATTAtagattttgaaaagatgaACGCTACGGTCACTTTCCCATTGATATTAGATGGTAAAATATTCCATGAATTGATTCCATACTTGGATTTTACTAATTTATCTAACGAgttcattgaaaattattttacCAATGAGAATTTCCTGCTAGCCACTGTACAAAATTATGATATCTTTAGGAACATTTTCTTTGCCTTCTCTAATGAAACATCCAAGAGCAATTTTGACAAAGTGTGTGGCAACGTTGCAAACATTCTTTTCGAAAATAGCtctaatttattaaatttcaaatcgCTAGAggaattaaagaatatacTCAACAGGATTCCAAAAGATACTCCCATTGCAAAATATGACATCACAGTTGCTGATGTAACGGAATATATTCGTTATATGGAAGTTATGTTATCAAATTACTCTTTAAAGGAAGTATACACGATATCACAGGAGGAAGAATCTGCACAGTTGGCCCATTTTGCATCTTCTTGtaaggaagaattaatGGCAGCATTGAATAATAACGAAGAATCCACATTATctcaaaaattaaattcattgtaTACATTATCCAATGCGTCATCTAGTGTATTCAACCGTTTATCTACCAAAATTCAACAATCAATTCTCTTAGAGACAGTTTTGGATATGGGCCAATTTGACATTCTTCATGAATTTATGAGTGAATACGGTTCCAATTTAGAGACTGATTTATtagagaaatatttttggaaatttttcaataatgcCACAAATGGATCATGTAAGAGAGCTGAAATGATTAAATCTCAAAAAACACTAAACTTATTATTGAAGCAAGATgcaaagaaatatgaaCGATTACAAAGTTTATTAGATGTAGCTGATGAAATATCAAGATATTCCATGAATTTAGGGAGAGGTATTATATTTAAACCTTCGAACATTTTAGATTTCCAAGAGGATCCCTACCAACTTATTTCCACATTGTTGGAACTAAACTCATCATTGTATAAGGATATACTGGTGACGTTTAccattttgaagaaattatataCTGCCTTAGAGAAATCTTCTCTCAGGAGTACAAACTTTGATTACGaatatgataaattattaattattcaCATTGATCATGCCTTAGTTAATATGGATTTCCCATTTGCATTTAATATGACTAAAGAGTTGTTAGAGAGAGAAATGAAATCTGAGAATGATGACTTGATTCGTGATCACTGGTTAACCATCTTCCAAGTGGGCAAATTTGTGGACCCTAATTGGCTTGACAATGAGATTCCTACGGAGATTTTAATGTCACAGATGGAGGTCTTAGCTGAACTATTGAATGTCTGTCCCGTGGAAGAAATAGAAATAATTACCTCACATTGGAGTGGAttagaattggaattaaGTGCAAGAGACTTGGTTAAAGATAAATATTCACTTGCATCTTAA
- the RPS1A gene encoding 40S ribosomal protein eS1 (ancestral locus Anc_4.325), whose product MAVGKNKRLSKGKKGLKKKIVDPFTRKEWFDIKAPSTFENRNVGKTLVNKSTGLKSAADALKGRVVEVCLADLQGSEDHSFRKIKLRVDEVQGKNLLTNFHGMDFTTDKLRSMVRKWQTLIEANVTVKTSDDYVLRVFAIAFTRKQANQVKRHAYAQSSHIRSIRKVISEILTKEVQNCTLAQLTSKLIPEVINKEIENATKDIFPLQNVHIRKVKLLKQPKFDLGSLMALHGEASGEEKGKKVSGFKDEVLETV is encoded by the coding sequence atggcTGTTGGTAAGAATAAGAGACTATCCAAGGGTAAGAAAggtttgaagaagaagatcgTTGATCCATTCACCAGAAAGGAATGGTTCGACATCAAGGCCCCATCCACCTTTGAAAACAGAAACGTCGGTAAGACTTTGGTTAACAAGTCTACCGGTTTGAAAAGTGCAGCTGATGCTCTAAAGGGTAGAGTTGTCGAAGTTTGCTTGGCTGATTTACAAGGTTCTGAAGACCATTCTTTCAGAAAGATTAAGTTGAGAGTAGATGAAGTTCAAGGTAAGAATTTGTTGACTAACTTCCACGGTATGGATTTCACCACTGATAAGTTGAGATCTATGGTTAGAAAATGGCAAACTTTGATTGAAGCCAATGTCACCGTTAAGACTTCTGACGATTACGTTCTAAGAGTCTTCGCCATTGCCTTCACTAGAAAGCAAGCTAACCAAGTCAAGAGACACGCTTACGCTCAATCTTCTCACATCAGATCCATCAGAAAGGTTATCTCTGAAATCTTGACCAAGGAAGTTCAAAACTGTACTTTAGCTCAATTGACTTCCAAGTTGATTCCAGAAGTTATCAAcaaggaaattgaaaacgCTACCAAAGACATCTTCCCATTGCAAAACGTTCACATTAGAAAGGTTAAGTTGTTGAAACAACCAAAATTCGATTTAGGTTCTTTGATGGCTCTACATGGTGAAGCTTCTGGTGAAGAAAAGGGTAAGAAGGTCTCTGGTTTCAAAGATGAAGTCTTAGAAACTGTTTAA
- the NCAS0J02000 gene encoding uncharacterized protein (ancestral locus Anc_4.326), whose amino-acid sequence MASEHRARTSKDSEANLAQPEEIQIQVGLVGDAQVGKTSLMVKYAQNGFDEEYTQTLGVNLLKRKVRIKSSNIVFSLMDLGGQKEFINMLPIASVNSSVIIFLFDLTRPESLESIKNWYMQAHGLNHDAVCILVGTKYDLFIDLPTEYQEQISRTSMKYAQAMDSPLIFSSSIASINIQKIFKIALAKVFDLTLIIPEITQIGDPLLIYKHLGSFAGRKRNNK is encoded by the coding sequence ATGGCTAGTGAACACAGAGCAAGGACAAGCAAGGACTCAGAAGCCAATTTGGCTCAACCTGAGGAAATACAGATTCAGGTTGGTCTGGTAGGAGATGCTCAAGTGGGCAAGACATCGTTGATGGTAAAATATGCACAAAATGGGTTTGATGAGGAATACACACAAACGTTAGGAGTCAATCTTTTGAAGAGAAAGGTCAGGATAAAATCTTCTAATATTGTGTTCTCGTTAATGGATCTGGGAGGCCAGAAggaattcattaatatgTTACCCATCGCCTCGGTGAACTCATCGGTTATCATATTCTTATTTGATCTAACAAGACCAGAATCCTTGGAATCCATTAAAAATTGGTATATGCAGGCGCATGGCTTAAATCATGACGCCGTTTGTATACTAGTAGGAACTAAATATGATCTCTTTATAGACCTACCCACTGAATatcaagaacaaatttCCAGAACAAGTATGAAGTATGCACAGGCAATGGATAGCCCactaatattttcatcctCCATTGCATCCATTAACATTCaaaaaatcttcaaaatcgCATTAGCTAAAGTCTTTGATTTGACTTTGATAATACCTGAGATTACACAAATTGGTGATCCGTTATTGATATACAAACATCTAGGGAGCTTTGCAGGCCGAAAAaggaataataaataa
- the SIR3 gene encoding chromatin-silencing protein SIR3 (ancestral locus Anc_4.327): MACSQKDLEGWQIITTDEHGNVLHDTSKRRSRKRGGVENFYLQREKDGLSFGRGDSVIMNDATTGTYSVYLVHEIRPNTLNNVVEIWAFSYLRWFELKPILWYKQFNPELAAENKPREFYNEKFIKEVDKDELYLTAELSEIWLSDFIGLGNVITKKERDDSGDSIVPDEDFYVRYVCEPTGENFVSIDISKEKRRIIEMEPKQSEEHLKRISVPARPTKQTTTVVGKPRSHQKSHALKEKKVTPIKQEKEQEVIKTSMQEKVKSPLATEKNQPTNVITQQLANPTTVTETQAESTPPVSRPHSSEITSLFYHDSEEETSPNTQPPPTERIGTQVTRQETDTTPSMKEKVVEKDTSDHEEQSAYESAEEVIPELDQESEEEIEAVDDDDYVETGSQQIEESQEQHESEQDQEQEEEDEEVYAVRRKRKLLREEEKLSKAKKVSEETTPTSSEASDFSPNRLQQAKNSLASVKEKYEKIFKRFSPAPVENNGLPDVSDFADSSKIDVAGLENKLRPSMKHNPIETLFSKIESDGSDLDKMRVEISHLIKDDSSNSLPEKEFASIYTNIFECLLKGKSRAMYVNGISGSGKTKTIEEVVSELQSSSRQREVPIFNYIKIDGISIGDSKDFYVEVWKQLSGDELVPGAASESLNFYFKNVKMNTKRPVILFLDDIDALSLKGKDILYSIFNWTTFDNAKLCVVVTGTISELPKSLLGKDVLSRMKIVKIPFDEAEYPELEKIVNFRLKGVNKSYFYVNPDTGRLKFIDRHSSEEPLNETDENMVKVRLKISSKTIDLGSKKIAEACPNIGRALEVCSKAVHYAQDDYLRKHGFITDDQVEEQDGKDEQNTGKISGDEKQSQKLHLRHIIKAMDENVSFAAAEYIKNCSYLGKILLYAVYHYIETSGPLKIQVRDLYETLVSLFNSNAKNPFILDVKRTIFGVDTVVDIDSIRVVSWNKVADALGEGPLVTIVHNKKWKTKYFALNIPAGDLKNYLERNFGVLSP; encoded by the coding sequence ATGGCTTGTTCTCAAAAAGATTTAGAAGGATGGCAGATAATTACTACTGATGAACATGGTAACGTACTGCATGATACAAGTAAAAGAAGATCCAGAAAGAGAGGTGGTGTTGAAAACTTTTATTTGCAAAGAGAAAAGGATGGGTTAAGCTTTGGTCGTGGGGATTCCGTTATTATGAATGATGCAACCACCGGAACTTACTCTGTCTATCTCGTTCATGAAATTCGTCCAAACACGTTAAATAATGTAGTAGAAATATGGGCTTTCTCGTACTTACGATGGTTTGAATTGAAACCTATATTGTGGTATAAACAATTCAATCCTGAATTGGCTGCAGAAAATAAACCAAGAGAATTTTATAACGAGAAATTCATAAAGGAAGTCGATAAGGACGAATTGTATTTGACCGCTGAACTTTCTGAAATTTGGCTATCGGATTTCATTGGCTTGGGTAACGTAATAACTAAGAAGGAAAGAGACGATTCTGGTGATTCTATAGTACCAGATGAAGATTTCTATGTCAGATATGTTTGTGAACCTACAGGGGAGAATTTTGTTAGTATTGATATTTCCAAggagaaaagaagaataattGAAATGGAACCAAAACAGTCTGAAGAACATTTAAAGCGTATATCTGTGCCCGCTAGGCCCACCAAGCAGACAACTACTGTCGTTGGAAAGCCAAGGAGCCATCAAAAGAGTCATGCCctcaaagagaaaaaggTCACACCAATTAAACaggaaaaggaacaagaagTGATTAAAACGAGTATGCAAGAAAAGGTTAAATCGCCTCTCGCTACTGAAAAGAACCAACCAACAAATGTGATTACACAACAGTTGGCAAACCCCACTACTGTGACCGAAACACAAGCTGAATCTACTCCGCCTGTCTCAAGGCCTCACTCAAGTGAAATAACATCTTTGTTTTACCATGATTCCGAAGAAGAAACATCTCCAAACACACAACCTCCACCCACGGAAAGAATTGGTACCCAGGTCACTAGACAAGAGACTGACACGACCCCTTCCATGAAGGAGAAAGTTGTCGAGAAAGATACCTCGGACCACGAAGAACAGAGTGCCTACGAAAGTGCCGAAGAAGTGATACCCGAACTAGATcaagaaagtgaagaagaaattgaggCAGTGGATGATGACGACTACGTTGAAACCGGGAGCcaacaaattgaagaaagtcAAGAACAGCATGAATCGGAACAAGatcaagaacaagaagaagaggacGAAGAAGTCTATGCTGTAAGGAGAAAACGTAAACTTCTTagggaagaagaaaagcTTTCTAAAGCAAAAAAAGTATCCGAAGAAACTACACCAACTTCATCAGAAGCGTCTGATTTTAGTCCGAATCGCCTACAGCAAGCTAAGAATAGTTTAGCATCTGTGAAAGAAAAGTAcgaaaaaatatttaaaagGTTTTCTCCAGCACCAGTAGAAAATAATGGATTACCAGATGTCTCAGACTTTGCGGATTCATCCAAGATCGATGTGGCTggtttggaaaataaattaagGCCCTCCATGAAACACAATCCaattgaaactttattttccaaaattgaaagtgaTGGTTCAGATTTAGATAAGATGCGAGTTGAAATAAGCCATCTTATTAAAGATGACTCGTCAAATTCATTACCAGAGAAAGAATTTGCCAGTATATATAccaatatatttgaatgcTTACTGAAAGGCAAGTCCCGGGCCATGTACGTTAACGGTATATCAGGAAGTGGCAAAACTAAGACGATAGAGGAGGTTGTTAGTGAACTACAATCGTCATCTCGTCAAAGAGAAGTACCAATTTTCAACTATATTAAAATCGATGGTATTTCCATTGGAGATTCTAAGGACTTTTACGTCGAAGTGTGGAAACAACTGTCAGGTGATGAGTTAGTACCAGGGGCCGCGTCAGAATCCTTAAACTTCTACTTTAAGAATGTCAAAATGAATACGAAACGTCCTGTAATCTTATTCCTTGATGACATTGATGCTCTTTCTTTAAAGGGGAAGGATATCTTATattccattttcaattggaCTACTTTTGACAATGCAAAGTTGTGTGTGGTCGTTACTGGCACAATTTCTGAGTTACCCAAGAGTTTGCTCGGAAAAGATGTTTTATCTAGAATGAAGATTGTAAAGATCCCCTTTGATGAGGCAGAATACCCAGAATTGGAGAAGATTGTTAATTTCAGATTAAAAGGGGTCAATAAGTCATATTTTTATGTCAATCCAGATACTGGTCGACTCAAGTTTATTGATAGACATAGTAGTGAAGAACCACTGAATGAAACTGATGAGAACATGGTAAAGGTCCGTTTAAAGATAAGCAGTAAGACTATCGACCTTGGTTCTAAGAAGATTGCTGAAGCTTGTCCTAATATTGGTAGGGCTTTGGAAGTATGTTCCAAAGCTGTTCATTATGCTCAAGATGATTACTTGCGGAAACATGGGTTTATAACAGATGACCAAGTGGAAGAGCAAGACGGGAAAGATGAACAAAACACTGGAAAGATTTCAGGTGATGAAAAACAGAGCCAGAAACTACATCTTCGTCATATTATCAAAGCAATGGATGAAAATGTAAGTTTTGCAGCTGCTGAGTATATTAAAAACTGTTCATATCTTGGGAAGATTCTTTTGTATGCTGTTTACCATTACATTGAGACGAGTGGACCATTAAAAATACAGGTGAGAGATCTTTATGAGACCTTGGtgtcattatttaattcaaatgcGAAGAATCCATTCATACTCGATGtgaaaagaacaattttTGGCGTGGATACCGTAGTTGATATTGATTCAATACGCGTCGTTTCTTGGAACAAAGTAGCTGACGCACTAGGAGAGGGTCCACTTGTCACAATCGTTCATAATAAGAAGTGGAAaaccaaatattttgcaTTGAATATCCCTGCTGGTGATCTAAAAAACTATCTTGAGCGTAACTTTGGTGTTTTGAGTCCATGA
- the ECM7 gene encoding Ecm7p (ancestral locus Anc_4.328) has protein sequence MNPSMERFITLLKRPFQNLTTLERFVQGMRILSTLLIIALSLTITSGSKKIPNRLYMSRFDTFSADITMGLFEVLKYAVEQSGSASDVNNGVGLTTSELYILTSYTANQVKNMPQYITVSLFGRCDTFFSADLMVGESQMTQVQNSTTVRKCDYIGPGYLFDYREALSSLGLNIVLDYAYQGDTTSSDGKTSSYSKYINKLQWRKIIMLRLLYAVIAFEFTIAVLTAWYYNIKGRYINATKERVLIHSISLFSLAVLVCGLTSVITLAWINISLQSRINKELKAFGFSYHLGGAWFTCVWMLTFFIGLSCFVWSGIEWCLADTDTFALERPDNQILGYQPGVIANIDDKKQSILRSAEEDMENIAPTLSVDRLDPFDDGLALTNSVEAFELQDVSLRSSEESDRSLQRVVKPSPTMQF, from the coding sequence ATGAACCCATCCATGGAGCGTTTTATTACACTCCTGAAAAGACCCTTTCAAAATCTTACTACATTAGAGAGATTCGTTCAGGGGATGCGGATACTATCCACACTCCTAATAATAGCATTAAGTCTAACCATTACATCTGGCTCCAAGAAAATACCGAACAGACTATATATGTCACGATTTGATACCTTTTCTGCAGATATTACCATGGGTTTATTTGAAGTGTTGAAATATGCTGTCGAGCAATCTGGTTCTGCTAGTGATGTTAATAACGGTGTTGGATTAACCACTTCGgaattatatatattgaCCTCTTATACGGCTAATCAAGTGAAGAATATGCCTCAATATATTACcgtttcattatttggtCGATGTGATACTTTTTTCTCGGCTGACTTGATGGTAGGGGAGTCTCAGATGACGCAAGTTCAAAATTCTACAACCGTTAGGAAATGTGACTATATTGGTCCCGGTTACTTATTTGATTATAGAGAAGCGTTATCTAGTTTGGGGTTGAACATTGTCTTAGATTATGCATACCAAGGGGATACAACATCCTCAGACGGAAAAACGAGTTCGTACTCGAAGTATATCAATAAATTACAATGGAGGAAGATCATCATGTTGAGATTATTATATGCAGTGATAGCTTTTGAATTTACGATCGCGGTTTTGACTGCATGGTACTATAATATAAAGGGTCGATATATTAATGCTACAAAGGAAAGAGTCCTGATACattccatttctttattttcattggCAGTACTTGTCTGTGGATTAACAAGTGTCATTACTCTTGCCTGGATAAATATATCTTTGCAAAGTAGAATTAATAAGGAATTGAAAGCGTTTGGATTTTCTTATCATTTGGGTGGTGCCTGGTTCACATGCGTATGGATGTTGACGTTTTTCATAGGACTATCATGTTTTGTATGGTCAGGTATTGAATGGTGTCTTGCTGATACTGATACGTTTGCCCTCGAGAGACCAGATAATCAAATTTTAGGGTATCAGCCCGGGGTGATTGCCAATATCGATGATAAGAAACAATCCATTTTGCGTTCAGCGGAGGAAGATATGGAGAATATAGCACCCACTCTGAGTGTAGATAGATTGGATCCATTTGATGACGGTTTGGCTCTTACAAATTCTGTAGAAGCTTTTGAACTACAAGATGTTTCGTTACGTTCGAGTGAGGAAAGTGAT